One Chloroherpetonaceae bacterium genomic window, AGTCCCGCCTTCGGCACTGAGCGCTAGCGTCAATGGGGCGGCGCAACGATGCAGGCTTGATTTTTCATAGGCATTCCGATAAATTTCAGACTTGACACTTAACACGATTGACGAGTGAAAACGCTGACGACTGTATCGCTCAAGCCGAGGCTTGCGACCGAGGCATTGCGCAGCAATCACACCCCGAAGGACCCCAATGATCGACTTGTCCAAGAATCGCTTAAAGCATCGGGTCCAATCCCGACACACATTGCGATTATTATGGACGGGAATGGGCGCTGGGCAAAAAATCGGGGTCAGATGCGCATCTCGGGTCATAACGCAGGCATTGAGTCTGTGCGTGATACTGTAGAAGCTTGCGCAGAACTGGGTGTCCAGTTCCTAACGCTCTATGCCTTCTCAAAAGAAAATTGGAAGCGCCCGCAGCAGGAAGTAACGGCGCTGATGCAACTCCTCATTCAAGCCCTGCGCAAAGAAACCAAAACTTTGCATGACAACGACATTCGGCTCAATGCGATTGGCAACATTATGGACCTACCGCCCAAGGTGCGCGAGGAACTTGCTGAGGCAATTGAGCTGACAAAGCACAACAAGCGAATGACCCTCTCTCTGGCGCTCAGCTACAGCGGTCGATGGGAGATTACCGAAGCGACCAAGCGCATTGCACAAGCAGTTCAGCGTGGCGAATTGCGACCAGAAGACATTGACGACCAAGTCTTTGAAAAAAATCTTTCCACATATGGCATTCCTCACCCTGATTTGCTGATTCGCACCAGTGGCGAGTTCCGCATTAGCAATTTCTTGCTGTGGCAATTGGCTTACACGGAAATTCACATTACGGACTGCTACTGGCCTGACTTTCGTCGCCATAAGCTCTATGAAGCAATCCGTGATTTCCAGCGTCGTGAGCGCCGATTTGGCATGACCAGCGAACAAATGGCGGCACTGGCTGCCACAAATTCTTCACTTTCCCTAAATGCGAACGATGCGCACTAATCCTCAGCAAGTAGTACTCGGCTGGCTAAGTTGGATACTGGCTACTGCGATATTTTTTCCTGTGGCAGCAGCGGCGCAGCGCACCGATACCTTGCGCTTCACAGAGCCTAAGTTTGAAGGCATTGAGCCACGTCCATACAAAGTCTTAGGCGTGCGCGTGCAGGGGCTAAGCACGATTGAGGAACGTGATGTTTTAGCTCGTTTCCCCATAGAAGTAGGCAAAACGGTTACGCTTCCTGGCCCAGAGCTAAGCGATGCGATTAAACGACTCTGGCGACAAAAGCTATTTAGCGACATCAAGCTCGAAATTGAGCGGAGCATGCCCGAAGGCGTCTTTTTGGTTATCACTGTGCGCGAGTATCCTATTCTGGCTGAAATTGTCTTTTCGGGCAACCGAGCCTACAGCAGCGAGGATTTGCTAAAAAAAGTGCAGCTTGTGCGCGGCACAACGCTAACCGAGCAAGCCGTAGCCAGCGCATATCAACGCCTTAAACGCTTCTACGAAGAAGAGGGATACTTGCTGACCGACATCCGATATGAACTTAAAGAGACCACAGGCGGACGTGCGGCACTTTACTTCTACATTCGTGAAAGCGAGTATGTAACGATTGAAAAAATTACTTGGAAGGGCAATAAAGCCTTTGACAACTGGTCGCTGAACTGGTATCTCGAGGAAACCAAAGAAAACAACTGGTGGCGCAATATCTTCGGTCGCCCGCGCTTTGACCGAAAAAAGTTTGAGGAAGACAAGCAAAAGGTTCTCAATGTCTATCGCTCCAACGGCTATCGTGATGCACGCATCCTCTCTGACTCAATTTACTACTCGGAAGACCGCACAAAACTCTTTCTTGACATCACAATCTCAGAAGGCCCAAAGTATATTGTGCGCAATGTGAAGTTCGAGGGCAATACAGTCTACCCATCTGACCTCTTAGAGACGGTGTTCGGTATCAAGAAAGGCGATGTGTATAACCAGAAGAAAATTGAGGAACGGCTACGTTTCTCGCAAGAGGGCGGTGACATTAGCTCCCTTTACCTTGACCGCGGCTACCTTGCAATGCGCCCTGAGTTAGAAGAAACCGTTGTGGAAGGCGATTCCGTCGACCTAAGAATCTACATCACAGAGGGCAATCAATTCCGCATTCGGCGCGTGGACATCAAGGGAAACACCAAGACCAAAGACCATGTGATTCGCCGCGAGCTTTACACCATACCGGGCGATCTCTTTAGCCGTGAAAACATTATTCGCAGCGTGCGTCAGCTGGCACAACTTAACTACTTTGACGCTGAAAAAATTAATCCCGATGTCCAGCCGCACCCACAAACCGATGAAGTCGATATTGTCTATGAGTTAATCGAGAAACAGACAGATACTTTCAATGCGTCGGCTGGCTTTAGTGCGCTGTTAGGCTTTACCGGCGCAATTGGCTTTACCTTCAACAACTTTTCGCTGCAAGATATCACACGAGGCGATGCCTACAAGCCGATTCCACACGGCGACGGTCAGCGACTTGACTTACAGTGGCAATTTGGGCGCTTCAATTTCAATGTGCTATCGCTCTCCTTTTCAGAACCGTGGGCATTTGGCACGCCCACCACATTAGGCTTTAGCATCTTCGACCAGCGGCAAAATTTCGGCTTCGAATTCCAACAAACCGGTGCTTCGCTGACAATTGGACGCCGCCTGACTTGGCCCGACGATTACTTTCGCATTGACTACACATTGCGCTACCAACTGAACCGTGGCGGATTTGTGCAAATTGCTAATCAGCCTGAAGTAGCTGACGAATTTTCCATTATTCAAGTTATCAGCCGCAATAGCTTAGACAATCCAATTTTTGCTCGGCGTGGCTCAGATGTGTCGCTCACGGCGCAAATTTCAGGCGGACCATTCCTACCTGGCTCTGTGGATTTCTATAAGCTCGTGTTCAAAAATCAGTGGTTTACGCCTATCGTAGGGAATCTGGTCTTGATGTTCAACAGTGAGTTTGGCTACTTAGGGCGATTTACAGAGCAAGATTTTGTCTTTCCGCAAAACTTCTTCTTTATGGGAGGAAGTGGTATTTCGTTCATTCCAACTGTGCCATTACGCGGATATCTTGACCAGACCATCGGCAACTTTGAACCTGGGCTGAACATTCCAACGGGAAATGTGTACACCAAATTTACGGCTGAAATTCGCTACCCAATTTCTCTCAATCCCCAAGCAACGGTGTTTGCGCTGCTCTTTGCCGAAGGCGGCAATGTCTGGCGGCGCTTTGGCGATGTAAACTTAGCTGACCTTAAGCGCTCAGTTGGAGTTGGCGTGCGACTCTTTCTGCCAATCATCGGACTGGTAGGCTTGGATTATGGCTATGGCTTTGACCCCGTCATCGCACGTCCTGGATTTGCAAATCAGGGCTGGAACTTCATCTTCACCTTCGGTCAATTTGCACGATAGCGCTCAGGCGCTCAAAGGAAAGCATCTCACTTGCAAAGATTCTCCCAGCTAAGCACACTGAACGCAGCGCCTTCACTGTTACTGAACCGATACAGGCTCTTCCAAAAAGGCGCGCATCACGGCTGAGACGCCACTGCCGATTTCAAAAGGATAGTTCAGTTTCTTTAAGGTCATTTCCAACGCGCCGATAACGGTCAGCATATCGAGCTCATCGTAGAAGCCCAGGTGTGAGATGCGAAAGATTTTGCCAGCGTATTCATCTTGTCCAGCAGCGACCGTAATGCCATGATCGAACTTTAGAACTTTATTGAAGGTCTTCCAGTCTATGCCGTCAGGTAACCAGACGGGCGTAACCGCAAAAGATGGAGATTGGCTAAATAGGCGCATACCCAGTGCATCGCACCCAGCACGACACGCATAAGCCAATCGCTGATGACGTTTCCAGATGTTCTCAATTCCTTCTTGCTTGATAAGCTGCAGCGACTCATCAAGCCCAATGACAAGTGAGACCGCAGGAGTGAAGGGAGTATCGTTGTCTTTGTAGGATTTAAGCGCTTTTTTGAGTGAGAGGTAGTAGCTTGGAAGCTTAGCTTTCTCAATCGCTTGTAACGCACGTTCAGAAAGCGCCACCAAAGCAAGCCCGGGCGGCATCATCAAGCCTTTTTGTGAGCCTGTTACACATGCATCAAGTCCCCATTCATCAAAGCGGAGTTCGTGTGCACCTACAGCCGTCACGCCATCGACGCAGATAAGGGCCTCAGAGTGGTCGCGAATTGCTTTTGCGATGGCTTTTACATCAGTTGCTGTGCCTGTAGAAGTCTCACTGTGCGTAAAATAAACGCCTTTCGTATCGGGGTGTTCTTTCAGTGCTTTGATAATCTCATCGGGCTGGATGCTTGTGCCCCATTGCACCTTGAGTTCTACGCAATTGCCCGTGTATTTGCGAGCCATATCGGCCCAGCGCTCTCCAAACTTTCCACCGTTAACTGCAATGATTTTATCGCCGGGCGAGAACATTGAAACCATTGTGGCTTCCATACCACCAGTACCCGAACAGGTCAGCACCACTACGGGTTGCTTGGTTTGAAAGAGATATTTCAGGTTCTCGTGCACACGCGTCAGAATCTCCATAAACTCTGGGTTACGGTGATGCACAATCGGAGCCGCCATCCGCAGCATTACCTGCTCTGGTACGGGGGTTGGCCCGGGCGTGAAAAGTCGTTTTTTCATATCGCAAGAGTTAGTCGTTTCAAAGTGCGCAAATTTACAACCTGCGCGCTATTTCCCAGTGTGTCCAGCTTCATCTTCACGAGGCACACCAAGCAAGGTGAGGATTTCAGCAGAATGTTCAAGTTCCTCTATCCACACTTTGGGGAGAGCGGTCTCACCGTGCAAAAGTCCCATGGCGCCACCGACAATTGCACCTGTCAGGCTGGTGAGACCGCCCATGTTGACCGTTGAAAGCACAGTAGTTTCAAAATCATCGTGCGCGCGCAGCAGCATGGCAATCG contains:
- a CDS encoding isoprenyl transferase, coding for MKTLTTVSLKPRLATEALRSNHTPKDPNDRLVQESLKASGPIPTHIAIIMDGNGRWAKNRGQMRISGHNAGIESVRDTVEACAELGVQFLTLYAFSKENWKRPQQEVTALMQLLIQALRKETKTLHDNDIRLNAIGNIMDLPPKVREELAEAIELTKHNKRMTLSLALSYSGRWEITEATKRIAQAVQRGELRPEDIDDQVFEKNLSTYGIPHPDLLIRTSGEFRISNFLLWQLAYTEIHITDCYWPDFRRHKLYEAIRDFQRRERRFGMTSEQMAALAATNSSLSLNANDAH
- the bamA gene encoding outer membrane protein assembly factor BamA, whose amino-acid sequence is MRTNPQQVVLGWLSWILATAIFFPVAAAAQRTDTLRFTEPKFEGIEPRPYKVLGVRVQGLSTIEERDVLARFPIEVGKTVTLPGPELSDAIKRLWRQKLFSDIKLEIERSMPEGVFLVITVREYPILAEIVFSGNRAYSSEDLLKKVQLVRGTTLTEQAVASAYQRLKRFYEEEGYLLTDIRYELKETTGGRAALYFYIRESEYVTIEKITWKGNKAFDNWSLNWYLEETKENNWWRNIFGRPRFDRKKFEEDKQKVLNVYRSNGYRDARILSDSIYYSEDRTKLFLDITISEGPKYIVRNVKFEGNTVYPSDLLETVFGIKKGDVYNQKKIEERLRFSQEGGDISSLYLDRGYLAMRPELEETVVEGDSVDLRIYITEGNQFRIRRVDIKGNTKTKDHVIRRELYTIPGDLFSRENIIRSVRQLAQLNYFDAEKINPDVQPHPQTDEVDIVYELIEKQTDTFNASAGFSALLGFTGAIGFTFNNFSLQDITRGDAYKPIPHGDGQRLDLQWQFGRFNFNVLSLSFSEPWAFGTPTTLGFSIFDQRQNFGFEFQQTGASLTIGRRLTWPDDYFRIDYTLRYQLNRGGFVQIANQPEVADEFSIIQVISRNSLDNPIFARRGSDVSLTAQISGGPFLPGSVDFYKLVFKNQWFTPIVGNLVLMFNSEFGYLGRFTEQDFVFPQNFFFMGGSGISFIPTVPLRGYLDQTIGNFEPGLNIPTGNVYTKFTAEIRYPISLNPQATVFALLFAEGGNVWRRFGDVNLADLKRSVGVGVRLFLPIIGLVGLDYGYGFDPVIARPGFANQGWNFIFTFGQFAR
- a CDS encoding alanine--glyoxylate aminotransferase family protein translates to MKKRLFTPGPTPVPEQVMLRMAAPIVHHRNPEFMEILTRVHENLKYLFQTKQPVVVLTCSGTGGMEATMVSMFSPGDKIIAVNGGKFGERWADMARKYTGNCVELKVQWGTSIQPDEIIKALKEHPDTKGVYFTHSETSTGTATDVKAIAKAIRDHSEALICVDGVTAVGAHELRFDEWGLDACVTGSQKGLMMPPGLALVALSERALQAIEKAKLPSYYLSLKKALKSYKDNDTPFTPAVSLVIGLDESLQLIKQEGIENIWKRHQRLAYACRAGCDALGMRLFSQSPSFAVTPVWLPDGIDWKTFNKVLKFDHGITVAAGQDEYAGKIFRISHLGFYDELDMLTVIGALEMTLKKLNYPFEIGSGVSAVMRAFLEEPVSVQ